The Microlunatus soli genome contains the following window.
TTCGTCGGCGGTGAGGCGATGACGGAGGGGCTGCGGGACTATGTCGAGGCCCGCTTCGGTCGGGTCTACTCCGGCTACGGTGCCAGTGATCTGACGATCGGGATGGGTGGCGAGTCCGACGTCGCGGTCTGGCTGCGGCGTTCGATGTACGCCGACGATCGGGTCCGGGAGCGGCTGCTCGGGCCGGACGAGACGCGGATCCCGATGGTCTTCCAGTACAACCCGTTGGAGACCTATCTGGAGGTCAACGAGCACAGTGAACTGGTCGTCACTCTCAACTCGACCGCCGTGATGAGCCCTCGGCTGCGGTACAACATCGGCGATGAGGCGCGGCTGATGAGCTTGGCCGACGTGACTGCCGCGCTGGACTTCGATCCCGAGCTGCAACGCGCCTTCCACCGGGCCTTCGCGGTGCAACGGATGCGGCTGCCGTTGCTGTTCCTGTTCGGTCGGAAGGATTCGACGATCTCCTACATGGGTGCGAACCTGTATCCGATCGATGTCGAGAACGGGCTCTACCAGGACAACCCGTACGCCGCCGCGATCGAGTCCTTCAAGCTCGCCTTGCTCGAGGGTGATGATCATGAACTGCGGCCGTTGGTCCACGTCCAGTTGCGCGCCGATGCCGAGCTGACCGACGTCCAACGAGCCGATCTCGGCCGAGCCGCCGGGCACGGCATCGTGGCACATCTTGCGTCGGTGTCGCGGGACTTCGAGCAGTCGTTGACCGAAGACCCGACGGCCGGCGACATCAGGGTCCGGGTGCACGGCTTCGGCGAGGGACCGTTCGGCGGCCAGCGGTCCAAGATCAAGAACGTCTACCTGGTGGAGGACTGAGGTGTACACCACGGACTTCTCCCGCACTCCGCCGGCCGGTCGCGGGCGGGCGATGATCATCGCCGAGGGGCGATCGGACGCGCGTCGTCGGGACGGCGTCGTCTGGCGTCATCGCGTCCGCGACGACGCGATCCGTGCCGAACTGGTCGTTTTCGACACCGCCGAGCAGGCTCGCCGGGCGGCGGCCGCCCATCGTGGCCGGACCCGGCTGTTGATCGCGGAGGACCGTGGATACTCCAACGGTGGTTGGCGTGCCGAGGACGGGACCCACGGTCTGAACGAGCGCTTCCATCCGGTCCGGACCGAGCTCCGCGACGGCCGGGAACCACCGCCGACCGGCGAGCCGGCCCGGCTCACCCGACGCCCCGTGGCCGAGCCCGCACCCCGGCAGTGGACGATCTTCGACAGCGAGTCGTTGTTTCTCGGCGCGAACAGGTTCCGGCACCCGATCGCCTGGCTGCACACCGCCCGCTACTGGTGGGCGATGCTGCGGTCTATGTATCGGATGCCCGGCACCGTCTGGCACGGCGTCTACTGGCAGTTCCCGTTCACCCTCGGGACGGTGGCGACGTTCCGGTCCACCGACGACATGATGCGCTTCGCCCGCGTCCCCGAACATCGCTACCTGATGCAGTGGATCGCGCGAGACACCCGCAACGCGACTGCAGGCTTCATCAGGATCCACTCCGCCGCCGACCAGGACGCCGCGCAGCAGCAACCGGCCGGATTGGAGTTGCAGCGGGTCCAGACCGAGACCCAGCTGCGGGAGTTCCTCGCCGTGTCCCGCCGGGGCGACCCGGCCACGCTCGCCGTACCGCTGCTCACCGACACCGTACGGTCCTGGTTCGCCGGTCGCGCGGCGGCGCCGGTGCAGCCGGAGCTCTATCTGGCCCGCCGCGGCGACCGCACCGTCGGCAGGACCACGATCCACGCCGACCCGACGCTGGACGCCAAGCTCGGCACCCGAGCCACCCTGTTCGGCGCGACCTGGGCCGCGACCCGTGCCGACTACGCCGAGCTGCTGGACGCCATCGCCGACCGTGGTCGGCGCGCCGGCCACACCGAGGCCATCGGGCCGATGTCGCTGCTGCCCAACCAGACCGGCGGGGTGATCACCTCCGGCTTCGAGCAGCCGGGCTTCTTCGACAGCCCGTGGAATCCCTCCTGGGTGCCGCAGGCCTACGCCGACGCCGGCTTCCAGGCCTGGAACGAGTCCGACACCTGGCAGCTGGACGTTGCGGCGCTACGCAGCACCGCGGACCGGATCGAGGCGCCGGCCGAGGACGAGCTGGCTGCAGCAGGGATCCGGCTGCGACCGGCCTCCCGCCTGCGATTCCGCCGTGACGTGGAGCAGGTCCGCGGCCTGCTGAACGCCTGCTTCGCGCAGTTGCCTTACTACACCGAGATCTCGCCGGCCCAGATGCGGGCGGCAACCAGTGGCCTGATCGCCCTGATGGATCCCGGCCTGTGGGTGATGGCGGAGGACCGTGACAGTGGCGCGCCGGTGGGGTTCACGCTGATGATGCCCGACCCGGTCGACGTGCTGCGGGGATCCGGCGGCCGGATCGGTCCGCGCGAGCTCGTCCGGCTGCTCCGCGGTCGGACCGGGTCGCGCGATGTGGTCGCGATCATCCAGGGTGTGCTTCCCGAGCAGCAGGGCCGGGGCATCTCCGGGTTGATGTGGCGACGGGTGGCCCGGCATCTGATCGACGCCGGCTACCGCACCGTACGGGCGACCTACATCGGACGGGACAACCCGGCCTCGGCGCGTTCCATCCAGCGGCTCGGTGGCCGGCCGTTGCACGGCCTGTCCTTCTATCGCCGCAATCTCGGTGATCATGCACTCGGTGATCATGGTCCCGATGATCGGACGGCGCGATGACGACCGACCGACGGACCGCCGGCCGGTCGTCGGGGCCGGACGAGTCGCTGCTCGCCGAGCTGATCACGGTCGCTGCCTCGGCGCCGTCGGCGCACAACACCCAGCCGTGGGATCCACGGATCAGTGCCGGCGGTATCGAACTCGGCGTTGCCGAGGGGCGGACGCTGCCGGTGGGGGACGGGACCGGACGGGACACGCTGCTGGCGCTCGGAGCCTGGACCGAGGCGGCAGCGATCGCCGCCCGGCGGGCCGGCCGCGAGCTGATCGTCGACACGCTGCCGACGTTGGGCGATCCGGAGCTGATCGTCTCCGCTCGGCGCCGTGATCCGGTGGCCCGGCTGACCCTCGGCGGTGCACCCCGGCCCACCGACGATCCCGCCCGTCTCCTCGACGCCGACCTCCTCGCCGCCCGGCTCACCTACCGCGGTCCGGTCCGCCGTGCCGACGGCTTCCTGACCGCGGCAGCGACGGTCCTCCCGGACTGGGCCGGCCTGGTCCCGATCACCGCCCGGGATCTGAATCGGATGGCACTGCTCGGCACCGCCGACACCCTCACCCGCCCCGGGGCAGTGGAGGAACTCGCCAGCTGGCTACGGCTCTCACCACGCCATCCGCAGTATGCGGTGGACGGCCTGACCGATCGGGTGCTCCGGCTGCCGCGTCCGGTGGCTGCCGTCGCCGCGCCGTTCACCCGACCGGATCGACCGCGCCGTGCCGCGGCCTGGGCCGCGCGTCGTGGCGGCGACCTGTTGCGACGACTGCTGCTCGAGGTCCCCATCGAGGCAGCCGGGGATGCCGCCGACGCGGATCATTTCACCCTCGTCGTGCGGTCCAACGAGCTGGCCATCGGGACCGGGGTCGAGCTCACCCGGGTGTTGAACTCGCCGCTCGGCCTGCCGCCGGAGGTGGTGTTCGAGACCGGCCGGGTGCTGCTGCGGGTGTGGTTGTGCGCGGCACGGATGGGTGCTGCCTTCTCGCCGCATTCGGAAGTGCTGGACTCGGCGCTGGCGCAGGGTGAACTGCAACACCGACTGGGACTCGGGCGCCGTACGGTTCCGCTGTTCGTGGCCTCGGTCGGACGGCCGGCGGAACGTCATCCGGCTCGTTCGCCGCGCCGTCGGCTCGCTTGACGCCCAGAGTCAGCTGGTGACGTCCTTGCTGGTGAAACGGGCCCAGGCGGCCAGCCAGAAGACGACCGCGTACGCCGCCGCGGTGACCAGGCCGCGTTCGATGTTGCCGGTGTAGATCGGGTCCCGCAGCACGTCGGCGAAGGCCGACCACCAATGCGTCAACAGGTAGGGATGCAGCCAGTCCAGTTGATTGATCGTCTCGGCGATGAACATCCCGACCGTCAGCAGGACGGTCGCCACCATCGCCCCGATCGGCTGTTCGGTGAGCGTGGAGATGAACAATCCGATCGCGCCGACGGCGGCGAATCCGGCCGCCAGGTAGCAGCAGGCCAACAGCATCCTGACCAAGCCGGCTCCGAAGCTGATCTGCACACCGGAGAGCAGCGGCATCGGCCCGCCGCCGAACAGGATCAGCCCGATCACCAGGCCGGTGCCGGCGACCAGGCAGGTGGCCAGCAGCGAGAAGATCACGATGCTGGCGTACTTGACGGTCAGCAATCGGGTCCGGCCGGCCGGCACGGTCAGCAGATAGCGCAGGGTGCCGATGTTGGCCTCGCCGGCGATCGAATCACCGGAGATGGTGGCGATCGCCAGCGGCAGGAACAGCGGCAGTTCGACGGCCAGCGCGGTCAGTCCGACGAAGAGCCCGTTGCCGACGATGTTGTCGATGAACACCGGGCCACCGCCACCGCCGACACCCCAGATCTTGACCGCGACGGCGATCAGGATCGGCACCGCCGCCAGCGTGGCCAGCCCGGCGATGTTGCGCCGCCGGGTGAGGACCAGACGCAGCTCCGAGGCCAGCAGCCGGAACCAGGAGGTGAGCTGCCGCCCGAGCGAGGGCCGGTCCCACGGCCCGGCGCTGCTCGGATGATCATCGGTGAGCTGCTCAACCGCTGACATCGAAGCCCTCCCCGGTGAGCTGGACGAACATGTCCTCCAGGCTGGGGGACTCGACGGTGAAGCCGTAGACCGTGACGCGGTCGGCGAGGGCAGGGATGATCGACGCCGGATCGACCTCGCCGAGCAGGCCGGTGATCGTCTGCCGGTGTTGATCACCGCGGACCGGGACGGCGTCGAGCTCGCCGATTCCCAGCCGCTTCAAGATCATCATCGCCGGGTCGGGGTCGGTGGTCACGACCCGGACCGACGGTGCGGTCCGGTTGCGGACCTCGGTGATGGTGCCCTGGGTGAGCAGTTTGCCGGCATGCATCACCCCGACATGACTGCAGATCTGCTCGACCTCGCTGAGCAGGTGTGAGGAGATCAACACCGTGGCGCCGTCGCCGGCCAGATCGGCGACCAGATGTCGTACTTCCCTTGTCCCTTGGGGATCCAGTCCGTTGGTCGGCTCGTCCAGGACCAGCAGCTCACGCGGCTGCAACAGGGCGCCGGCGATCGCCAGTCGTTGCCGCATCCCGAGCGAGTAGGCACGAAATCGTTTGGTCGCCGCTGCGAGCAGTCCGACCCGGTCCAGCGCGGCGTCGACACGCCGGGTCGCGGTCCTGGGATCGGCGTAGGGATCCGCGGCGTCCAGCCGGGCCAGATTGCGTCGTCCGCTGAGGTAGGGGTGGAAGGCCGGCCCTTCGACCAGCGCACCGACCCGGGGCAACGCCGTCCGGGCTCCCTCCGGCATCGGGCTGCCGAGCAGGATCGGTCGCCCCGAGGTGGCCGCGACGAGCCCGAGCAGCATCCGGATCGTCGTGGTCTTGCCCGAACCGTTGGGGCCGAGGAAGCCGTAGACCGCGCCGGTCGGCACCAGCAGATCGATGCTGTCGACCGCGGTCTGCTTGCCGAACCGTTTGGTCAGGCGTTCGCTGCGGACGGCCGCCTCGAGTTCCGCCCTGTCGGCGGAATCAGCCGTCGCCGGCGCCGAAACGGCAGACAGCGTGGCCTACTTCTCCAGCGCCGAGTACAGCAGGGCCGGCTTGACCGCACCGACCGCGACCCGACCGTCGTCGGTGAGCACGGCCGAGAACAGCGAACCGGTCAGCAGCCGCCCCGAGCCCCAGGATCCGGACACCTTCGGCAGCGAGTTGAGCATCTGGCCTGCCTCCGACCCGCCCTGGGACCGGCCGTGCGGACCGGCCTGATCCGAACCGGCCCGATCCGAACCTGCCTTGCCCAGCTGGTCGGCAAACGACTTGTCGGTCACCAGCACCGAGGTCCAGCCGTCACCGACGACCTTGCCCGGAGCCGCATCGGCCTTGTCGGCCGTGCCGTGCTCCTTCGGCTCGACCTTCTTCTCGGTGACCGAGGTGTCCTCGGAGGGGGTGAAGGTGAAGTTCTTCGCTGCCGGGACGGAGAAGTCGACGTCGGTGAAACCGACCGAGAAGGCGGGATCCTTGGCGCCGTCGGCGGACACCTCGACACGCAGCGGGACCGAGGTCTGGGCGTCGACGGCGATCGCGACCTCGCCCACCAACGAGCGGTCGTCCTTCGGCGTCAGTACCAGCTCGTACGCGGGCCGATCGGCGACGGTGACGTTGCGGGCGACCTTCGTGCTGGTGCTCGGATCGATGGCGTCGAGGGCCTTCTTCGCCGCTTCCTGCGGGGTCGCCGGCATCTCGGAGGAGTGCCGCTGCGCCATCGCCTTGCCGGCGTAGGTCGTGTGCACGGCCTTCTTCTCCTTGCTCGACCACAACCAGGCCTGATTGCCGTTGCGGATCAGCGACGATTCGCCGTAGGTACCGAGCAGCGAGACCCGGGACTTGTCCTCACCGGAGGTCCACACCTTCAGCGTGTGTGTCCCGCTGGCCAGGGAGCCGAAGTCGGACTCCTCGGTCGGGCCGTTGGACGGCATCGACGGCAGGCCCAGCTCGGCGGTCTCGGTGACCGTCCCGGACAGTCCGTCGACCTTGGCTCCGGCCACCGCGGTCAACAGCTCCTGCGGTGACTTCTTCGGCAGATTCGGATCGGCGGAAGCGGTGGTGGCGGCCAGTCCGCCGCCGATCGCCAGCGCGGCGGCGGCGATCGGAGCGAGCCAGCGGAC
Protein-coding sequences here:
- a CDS encoding LolA family protein translates to MSRTAVRWLAPIAAAALAIGGGLAATTASADPNLPKKSPQELLTAVAGAKVDGLSGTVTETAELGLPSMPSNGPTEESDFGSLASGTHTLKVWTSGEDKSRVSLLGTYGESSLIRNGNQAWLWSSKEKKAVHTTYAGKAMAQRHSSEMPATPQEAAKKALDAIDPSTSTKVARNVTVADRPAYELVLTPKDDRSLVGEVAIAVDAQTSVPLRVEVSADGAKDPAFSVGFTDVDFSVPAAKNFTFTPSEDTSVTEKKVEPKEHGTADKADAAPGKVVGDGWTSVLVTDKSFADQLGKAGSDRAGSDQAGPHGRSQGGSEAGQMLNSLPKVSGSWGSGRLLTGSLFSAVLTDDGRVAVGAVKPALLYSALEK
- a CDS encoding phenylacetate--CoA ligase family protein; protein product: MARRHHGPGPAGLHGPVSALRQSILRTSARAITNLYELYRVHPVVWRWTARHFHPGLARFARLNAWMMCQLANLDVPAYQEHLREHGFRFRWFSLDSFPETDKHGYVSRYSEPDRCWNGRIETVGTVVDESSGSSGTPFNWMRGRDELKAIHNNVAGYVTLLFGSKRLFCINAFSMGAWATGTNTGHAMSKIAMVKNTGPDLDKIIDTIRHFGPRFVYLISAYPPFLKHLRDRLDNESWFSWSDYQLNGFVGGEAMTEGLRDYVEARFGRVYSGYGASDLTIGMGGESDVAVWLRRSMYADDRVRERLLGPDETRIPMVFQYNPLETYLEVNEHSELVVTLNSTAVMSPRLRYNIGDEARLMSLADVTAALDFDPELQRAFHRAFAVQRMRLPLLFLFGRKDSTISYMGANLYPIDVENGLYQDNPYAAAIESFKLALLEGDDHELRPLVHVQLRADAELTDVQRADLGRAAGHGIVAHLASVSRDFEQSLTEDPTAGDIRVRVHGFGEGPFGGQRSKIKNVYLVED
- a CDS encoding ABC transporter ATP-binding protein, with translation MSAVSAPATADSADRAELEAAVRSERLTKRFGKQTAVDSIDLLVPTGAVYGFLGPNGSGKTTTIRMLLGLVAATSGRPILLGSPMPEGARTALPRVGALVEGPAFHPYLSGRRNLARLDAADPYADPRTATRRVDAALDRVGLLAAATKRFRAYSLGMRQRLAIAGALLQPRELLVLDEPTNGLDPQGTREVRHLVADLAGDGATVLISSHLLSEVEQICSHVGVMHAGKLLTQGTITEVRNRTAPSVRVVTTDPDPAMMILKRLGIGELDAVPVRGDQHRQTITGLLGEVDPASIIPALADRVTVYGFTVESPSLEDMFVQLTGEGFDVSG
- a CDS encoding ABC transporter permease — protein: MSAVEQLTDDHPSSAGPWDRPSLGRQLTSWFRLLASELRLVLTRRRNIAGLATLAAVPILIAVAVKIWGVGGGGGPVFIDNIVGNGLFVGLTALAVELPLFLPLAIATISGDSIAGEANIGTLRYLLTVPAGRTRLLTVKYASIVIFSLLATCLVAGTGLVIGLILFGGGPMPLLSGVQISFGAGLVRMLLACCYLAAGFAAVGAIGLFISTLTEQPIGAMVATVLLTVGMFIAETINQLDWLHPYLLTHWWSAFADVLRDPIYTGNIERGLVTAAAYAVVFWLAAWARFTSKDVTS